A stretch of Myxococcus hansupus DNA encodes these proteins:
- a CDS encoding LysM peptidoglycan-binding domain-containing protein: MSGSSTSYRIRQGDTLTSIARRNNTTVDALARANNIRDPDRIITGKTLTIPGARDGFDAAANAPRPMPRPEGLQTGGSQRRDSFEAGTSQAGMAQGVTPAGTASVSGTQNGYRNIDLNAFRQGGTNSESAIVIGTSEGNRTPNGGFTASYGGHTDPGNAKHNRGSFSYQGTGANSPAEADALWNRELGRVTPQYQAAAQRAGLDPNNALLASTFYDLHTQSPRAAQNFINRELPRLAQDPRGVTPEALVDARVNAFRNDAGELRAAGFDHNETRLRADQTRRETALVRALDARGYRDGGNTSATPAEVPIPRPRPENLTSGTTALPAEVPIPRPRPENLTSGTTALPAEVPIPRPRPENLTSGTTTAAESATPTDFNDTAVIAPAGDRPAVQTGAKWISQYDGSQVERAGDVACFRAVQAMAAQSGVTVTGPGNRIQVATGDATGGGVTVDRAAAQRGLNYIDSQLDAGKPVGVGVNHRPGQNSDNVDGITDHFVLITGRGVDEQGRTYYTFHDPATNHRDRGADTNPNNRFYVDQDSGKMYREGPTTGPVALRHFEVTMVRPNA; the protein is encoded by the coding sequence ATGTCTGGCAGCAGCACCTCCTACCGAATTCGTCAGGGTGACACGCTCACCTCCATTGCGCGGCGCAACAACACCACCGTGGATGCCCTGGCTCGCGCCAACAACATCCGCGACCCGGACCGCATCATCACGGGCAAGACGCTCACCATCCCGGGTGCGCGCGACGGGTTCGATGCGGCGGCCAACGCCCCTCGCCCGATGCCGCGTCCGGAGGGCCTGCAGACGGGTGGGTCACAGCGGCGTGACAGCTTCGAGGCCGGCACCTCCCAGGCGGGCATGGCGCAGGGCGTCACGCCCGCGGGCACCGCGAGTGTCTCCGGTACCCAGAATGGCTATCGCAACATCGACCTGAATGCGTTCCGCCAGGGCGGGACCAACTCCGAGTCCGCCATTGTGATTGGCACCTCGGAAGGCAACCGCACGCCGAACGGCGGCTTCACGGCGAGCTACGGGGGCCACACGGACCCGGGTAATGCCAAGCACAACCGCGGTTCGTTCTCCTACCAGGGCACGGGCGCGAACTCGCCGGCGGAAGCGGACGCCCTCTGGAACCGTGAGCTGGGCCGGGTGACGCCGCAGTACCAGGCCGCCGCCCAGCGCGCGGGCCTGGACCCGAACAACGCGCTGCTGGCCTCCACCTTCTACGACCTGCACACGCAGTCACCTCGCGCGGCGCAGAACTTCATCAACCGCGAGCTGCCCCGCTTGGCGCAGGACCCCCGCGGCGTGACGCCCGAGGCGCTGGTCGACGCGCGTGTGAACGCGTTCCGCAACGACGCCGGCGAGCTGCGCGCTGCGGGCTTCGACCACAACGAGACGCGGCTGCGCGCCGACCAGACGCGGCGCGAGACGGCGCTGGTTCGCGCGCTGGACGCTCGGGGCTACCGCGACGGTGGCAACACCTCCGCGACGCCCGCCGAGGTCCCCATCCCGCGCCCGCGCCCGGAGAACCTGACGTCCGGCACCACGGCGCTGCCCGCCGAGGTCCCCATCCCGCGTCCGCGTCCGGAGAACCTGACGTCCGGCACCACGGCGCTGCCCGCCGAGGTCCCCATCCCGCGTCCGCGTCCGGAGAACCTGACGTCCGGCACGACGACGGCGGCCGAGAGCGCGACGCCCACGGACTTCAACGACACGGCGGTCATCGCGCCCGCGGGGGACCGCCCGGCGGTCCAGACGGGCGCGAAGTGGATCAGCCAGTACGACGGCTCGCAGGTGGAGCGCGCGGGTGACGTGGCGTGCTTCCGCGCGGTGCAGGCCATGGCCGCCCAGTCGGGCGTCACCGTGACGGGCCCGGGCAACCGCATCCAGGTGGCCACGGGTGACGCCACGGGCGGCGGCGTGACGGTGGACCGCGCGGCGGCGCAGCGGGGCCTGAACTACATCGACAGCCAGCTCGACGCGGGCAAGCCCGTGGGAGTGGGCGTCAACCACCGCCCGGGTCAGAACTCGGACAACGTGGACGGCATCACCGACCACTTCGTCCTCATCACCGGCCGCGGCGTGGACGAGCAGGGCCGCACCTACTACACGTTCCACGACCCCGCGACGAACCACCGCGACCGCGGCGCCGACACCAACCCGAACAACCGGTTCTACGTGGACCAGGACTCGGGCAAGATGTACCGCGAGGGCCCCACCACCGGTCCCGTCGCCCTGCGGCACTTCGAGGTGACGATGGTCCGGCCGAACGCCTGA
- a CDS encoding porin, which yields MSSTASFRVALQALLSGTALLLSPLAHAQQDEAVPPAPGEAASPEAPAPEPVPEPARPEKPEPSAPPEKKEQAWYERIRIRGYTQFRYNRLPSFRVNDALINDQGDRFLGKDNGFGIRRARVILFGDVHDRVSIYLQPDFASVIGDQYHVTIMRDWYADIFLDAKKEFRLRVGQSKVPFGFENLQSSQNRLALDRNDAINSALKDERDLGVFFYWAPDTIRQRFKFLVDSGLKGSGDYGVVGFGVYNGQTANRAERNDTPHGVVRVTWPFLFGSQFVEAGVGGYYGRFNLSASPRDGAPYALARGDDQVDARAIVSLTIYPQPLGFQAEYNLGRGPSLGEGPVDGLLIDSRRLRGGYAQLMYKLDGVVGVSLIPYIRGTIYEGGKKFETNAPRYDVREVELGAEWQINKALELTGAYLIADRTSSRYPYIQQQGHVTRVQLQVNY from the coding sequence ATGTCCTCCACCGCATCGTTCCGTGTTGCTCTCCAGGCTCTGCTGTCCGGTACCGCGCTGCTGCTGTCCCCGTTGGCGCACGCGCAACAAGACGAAGCCGTGCCCCCAGCCCCCGGTGAGGCCGCATCGCCCGAAGCGCCGGCGCCCGAGCCCGTTCCTGAGCCCGCCCGGCCGGAGAAGCCCGAGCCGTCCGCGCCTCCCGAGAAGAAGGAGCAGGCCTGGTACGAGCGCATCCGCATCCGGGGCTACACGCAGTTCCGCTACAACCGGCTCCCCAGCTTCCGGGTGAATGACGCGCTCATCAACGACCAGGGCGACCGCTTCCTCGGCAAGGACAATGGCTTTGGCATCCGCCGGGCGCGCGTCATCTTGTTTGGCGACGTCCATGACCGGGTGTCCATCTACCTCCAGCCGGACTTCGCCTCGGTCATCGGGGACCAGTACCACGTCACCATCATGCGGGACTGGTACGCGGACATCTTCCTGGACGCGAAGAAGGAGTTCCGTCTGCGCGTGGGCCAGTCGAAGGTGCCGTTCGGCTTCGAGAACCTCCAGTCCAGCCAGAACCGTCTCGCGCTGGACCGCAACGACGCCATCAACAGCGCGCTCAAGGATGAGCGGGATTTGGGCGTCTTCTTCTACTGGGCGCCCGACACCATCCGGCAGCGCTTCAAGTTCCTCGTCGACAGCGGCCTGAAGGGCTCGGGCGACTACGGCGTGGTGGGCTTTGGCGTCTACAATGGCCAGACGGCCAACCGCGCCGAGCGCAATGACACGCCCCATGGTGTCGTGCGTGTCACGTGGCCCTTCCTGTTCGGCTCGCAGTTCGTCGAAGCGGGCGTGGGCGGGTACTACGGCCGCTTCAATCTCAGCGCCTCCCCTCGGGACGGTGCGCCCTATGCGCTCGCCCGGGGCGATGACCAGGTGGATGCGCGGGCCATCGTCAGCCTGACCATCTACCCGCAGCCGCTGGGCTTCCAGGCCGAGTACAACCTGGGCCGAGGTCCCTCGCTGGGCGAGGGGCCCGTCGATGGCCTGCTCATCGACAGTCGGCGGCTCCGGGGCGGCTATGCCCAGCTCATGTACAAGCTGGACGGAGTGGTGGGCGTGTCCCTCATCCCCTACATCCGCGGCACCATCTACGAAGGCGGCAAGAAGTTCGAGACCAACGCGCCGCGCTACGACGTGCGCGAGGTGGAGCTGGGCGCCGAGTGGCAGATCAACAAGGCGCTCGAGCTGACGGGCGCCTATCTCATCGCGGACCGGACCTCGTCGCGCTACCCCTACATCCAGCAACAGGGCCACGTGACGCGGGTGCAGCTTCAGGTCAATTATTGA
- the htpX gene encoding protease HtpX, with product MKGSFAKRITLFVLTNLAVVAMLAIVGRIIGVENLMVRQGVNLNLPGLLIMAAVMGFGGSIISLLLSKPMAKWSTGAQVIQQPRSEAEQWLLETVRRLARDAGIGMPDVAIYDSPDMNAFATGANRNSALVAVSTGLLHGMRRDEVEAVLGHEVAHVANGDMVTLTLLQGVLNTFVIFLSRVVGFFVDRFLSRSEDGEESGGTGPAYFITSLVLQIVFGIGASIIVAWYSRRREFRADDGGAQLVDPSAMARALDRLRMQQGEPAMLPSNMQAFGIRGGGMMALFSSHPPLELRIQRLVDGSWKR from the coding sequence ATGAAGGGAAGCTTCGCGAAGCGCATCACCTTGTTCGTCCTGACCAACCTCGCGGTGGTCGCGATGCTGGCCATCGTCGGGCGGATCATCGGGGTGGAGAACCTGATGGTCCGTCAGGGCGTGAACCTGAACCTGCCAGGGCTGCTCATCATGGCGGCGGTGATGGGCTTCGGCGGTTCCATCATCTCGCTGCTCCTGTCCAAGCCCATGGCGAAGTGGAGCACCGGGGCGCAGGTCATCCAGCAGCCGCGCTCGGAGGCCGAGCAGTGGCTCTTGGAGACGGTGCGCCGGCTCGCGCGGGACGCGGGCATCGGCATGCCGGACGTGGCCATCTACGACAGCCCGGACATGAACGCCTTCGCCACGGGCGCCAACCGCAACAGCGCCCTGGTGGCGGTGTCCACCGGCCTGCTCCACGGCATGCGCCGGGACGAGGTGGAGGCCGTGCTCGGCCATGAGGTGGCCCACGTGGCCAACGGTGACATGGTGACGCTCACCCTGCTGCAGGGCGTGCTCAACACCTTCGTCATCTTCCTGAGCCGCGTGGTGGGCTTCTTCGTGGACCGCTTCCTCAGCCGCTCCGAGGACGGCGAGGAGAGCGGCGGCACGGGGCCGGCCTACTTCATCACCAGCCTGGTGCTCCAAATCGTGTTTGGCATTGGCGCCAGCATCATCGTGGCCTGGTACAGCCGCCGCCGGGAGTTCCGCGCGGACGACGGCGGGGCGCAGTTGGTGGACCCCTCAGCCATGGCGCGAGCCCTGGACCGGCTGCGCATGCAGCAGGGCGAGCCGGCCATGCTGCCGTCCAACATGCAGGCGTTCGGCATTCGCGGTGGCGGGATGATGGCGCTCTTCTCCAGCCACCCCCCGCTCGAGCTGCGCATCCAGCGGCTGGTGGACGGGAGCTGGAAGCGCTGA
- a CDS encoding type 2 lanthipeptide synthetase LanM family protein: protein MSGNSDSGWFARPVDRLIEPFLAALRERLGQVRKLGDAERAVLDEAAARRLRDTAQLRLNRMFLLELHAATLTGRLTAEDERERWTQFLELTCTPDFDAHLRGRYPTLHRRLAALCQNQVGAVLQLAERFAADRALLGNLSGRPQGDLKAIFLGEGDTHRGGQAVARLELELGKVMYKPRSVQLDQSVRELLEDVLSGVPEEVRIRVPGVVARDGYGWAEFVEHRYCEGDAELSRFYRNLGHWLAVMRLVGGTDLHSENIVAAGPVPIVVDVESLFCPDPFVPASGRGQAVDIAAALIRRTVLRTGILPIRADGLALAGLDISAAGSLPGQQPLIPMPTIVDGGTGAARMGMTQVERSASKNHPSPTPVLALYWDQVVAGFNEVTATLQQRDAGPHPLLRRFGGREVRRIRRPTQVYAEIIRMLWHPASLHDEPAAVARGRDILRRNAESSPGAPTEPELIDGEVRDMLAGDVPVFTATVDEALIQHHLADWRTADFPLEEMTIQGALVIAYLNERAPPPRQQLPPHPQREHLDRRRRAMAASLLERLRDNAIQGTDGTVTWVSPILAEHGWAIRPLAADVYTGQGGVALCLAEYLHEHAQGRADAVAGLDALYEGTLAVLRATEDQVPTKTVGAYLGLASQVWTWSSLYELQGEPWMLERARARAALLAEQRFEDDRLLDVLDGVSGVVVPLLNLASLTREERWRDVAVRAGRRIVATATRDASGARWATSMFPEAIGGFAHGATGMGWALARLTLSGAGTQAERQSWLDLAHAAFDFEETLFDPDVGNWRDARNGVGSRFLTNWCHGSTGIGLAACDLHVRTGSARHLDVARRAVAAGLREGFGWSHTLCHGDLGLWELLERWRRLDPEAVGADRDGWDAAILSGLEERGPVGGWSRNAFTPGVMPGIGGILHLLLEMHPESRLATPLLLDRREEPPGARPGGLAGTP, encoded by the coding sequence ATGTCCGGGAACTCCGACTCTGGTTGGTTCGCGCGTCCAGTCGACAGGCTCATCGAGCCGTTCCTCGCGGCGCTGCGGGAGCGCCTCGGTCAGGTTCGCAAGCTGGGGGATGCCGAGCGCGCCGTCCTGGATGAGGCCGCCGCCCGCCGCCTTCGCGACACCGCGCAGCTCCGCCTCAACCGCATGTTCCTGCTGGAGCTCCACGCCGCCACGCTGACGGGACGGCTCACCGCCGAGGACGAGCGCGAGCGCTGGACGCAGTTCCTCGAGCTGACCTGCACGCCCGACTTCGACGCCCATCTGCGCGGCCGCTACCCCACGCTGCATCGGCGGCTGGCGGCCCTGTGCCAGAACCAGGTGGGCGCCGTGCTTCAGCTCGCGGAGCGCTTCGCCGCCGACCGGGCGCTGCTGGGCAATCTGTCGGGCCGGCCCCAGGGCGATTTGAAGGCCATCTTCCTGGGGGAAGGGGACACGCACCGGGGAGGCCAGGCGGTGGCGCGGCTGGAGCTCGAGCTGGGAAAGGTGATGTACAAGCCCCGGTCCGTGCAGTTGGACCAGTCCGTGCGTGAGCTGCTCGAGGACGTGCTGTCGGGCGTCCCGGAGGAGGTGCGCATCCGGGTTCCTGGTGTCGTGGCGCGTGACGGCTACGGCTGGGCGGAGTTCGTCGAGCACCGCTACTGCGAGGGCGATGCCGAGCTGTCACGCTTCTATCGCAACCTGGGGCACTGGCTCGCGGTGATGCGGCTGGTGGGTGGGACGGACCTGCACTCGGAGAACATCGTGGCGGCGGGCCCGGTGCCCATCGTGGTGGATGTGGAGAGCCTGTTCTGTCCGGACCCCTTCGTTCCCGCCTCGGGCCGGGGGCAGGCGGTGGACATCGCCGCGGCGCTCATCCGTCGCACCGTGCTGCGCACCGGCATCCTGCCCATTCGCGCGGATGGGCTGGCGCTGGCGGGCCTGGACATCTCCGCCGCGGGCTCCCTGCCGGGGCAGCAGCCCCTGATTCCCATGCCCACCATCGTGGATGGCGGCACCGGGGCGGCGCGGATGGGCATGACGCAGGTGGAGCGTTCCGCGTCGAAGAACCACCCCAGTCCCACGCCTGTCCTGGCGTTGTACTGGGACCAGGTGGTCGCGGGCTTCAATGAGGTCACCGCCACGCTTCAGCAGCGGGACGCCGGTCCCCACCCGTTGCTGCGTCGTTTCGGCGGCCGGGAGGTCCGTCGCATTCGCAGGCCCACGCAGGTCTACGCGGAAATCATCCGCATGTTGTGGCATCCCGCGTCGCTGCACGACGAGCCCGCGGCCGTGGCTCGGGGACGCGACATCCTGCGGCGCAACGCGGAGTCCTCCCCCGGTGCGCCCACGGAGCCCGAGCTCATCGACGGCGAGGTGCGCGACATGCTCGCGGGCGACGTGCCCGTCTTCACCGCCACCGTGGACGAGGCGCTCATCCAGCACCACCTCGCGGATTGGCGGACCGCCGACTTCCCGCTGGAGGAGATGACCATCCAGGGCGCGTTGGTCATCGCGTATCTCAACGAGCGAGCGCCGCCGCCCCGGCAGCAGCTTCCGCCCCATCCCCAGCGGGAACACCTCGACCGCCGCCGCAGGGCCATGGCGGCGAGCCTGTTGGAGCGCTTACGCGACAACGCCATCCAGGGCACCGACGGCACCGTGACCTGGGTCAGCCCCATCCTCGCCGAGCACGGCTGGGCCATCCGGCCCCTGGCGGCGGATGTCTACACGGGCCAGGGCGGCGTCGCCCTCTGCCTCGCCGAATATCTGCATGAGCACGCCCAGGGACGCGCGGACGCGGTGGCGGGCCTGGACGCGTTGTACGAGGGCACGCTCGCCGTGCTCCGCGCCACGGAGGACCAGGTCCCCACGAAGACGGTGGGCGCCTACCTGGGGCTGGCTTCCCAGGTGTGGACGTGGAGCTCGCTCTACGAACTCCAGGGCGAGCCCTGGATGCTGGAGCGTGCCCGGGCCCGCGCGGCCTTGCTGGCGGAGCAGCGCTTCGAGGACGACCGGCTGCTGGACGTGCTCGATGGCGTGTCCGGCGTTGTCGTCCCCCTGCTCAACCTCGCCAGCCTGACGCGCGAGGAGCGGTGGCGGGACGTCGCCGTCAGGGCCGGGCGCAGGATTGTCGCCACGGCCACCCGGGACGCGTCCGGCGCGCGCTGGGCCACGTCGATGTTCCCCGAGGCCATTGGCGGCTTCGCCCATGGCGCCACGGGCATGGGCTGGGCGCTCGCGCGGCTGACGCTGAGCGGCGCGGGCACCCAGGCGGAGCGGCAGTCGTGGCTCGACCTGGCGCACGCGGCCTTCGACTTCGAGGAGACGCTCTTCGACCCGGACGTGGGCAACTGGCGGGACGCGCGCAACGGCGTGGGCTCGCGCTTCCTCACCAACTGGTGTCATGGCAGCACGGGGATTGGCCTCGCGGCGTGTGACCTGCACGTCCGCACCGGCTCCGCGCGCCACCTGGACGTGGCGCGCCGGGCGGTCGCCGCCGGGCTCCGCGAGGGCTTCGGCTGGAGCCACACGCTGTGCCATGGCGACCTGGGGTTGTGGGAGCTGCTGGAGCGGTGGCGCCGCCTGGACCCGGAGGCGGTGGGCGCGGACCGGGATGGCTGGGATGCGGCCATCCTCTCCGGCCTGGAAGAGCGGGGGCCGGTGGGCGGCTGGTCCCGAAACGCCTTCACCCCGGGAGTGATGCCCGGCATCGGCGGCATCCTCCACCTCCTGCTGGAGATGCATCCCGAGAGCCGGCTCGCCACCCCGCTGCTGTTGGACCGGCGCGAGGAACCGCCTGGCGCGCGGCCTGGCGGCCTGGCGGGCACCCCGTAG
- a CDS encoding DUF6229 family protein produces the protein MAKMTDARVQEILAGWLSGSEEAHGVSNPAGPLYVGGDATEAALTDESLMIFTGCSSCSASGTGFCC, from the coding sequence ATGGCGAAGATGACCGATGCACGCGTGCAGGAAATCCTGGCGGGCTGGCTCTCCGGTTCCGAGGAGGCTCACGGGGTGTCGAATCCGGCGGGACCGCTGTACGTGGGTGGCGACGCGACGGAGGCCGCGCTGACCGACGAGTCCCTGATGATTTTCACGGGCTGTAGCTCGTGCAGCGCCTCGGGCACGGGGTTCTGCTGCTGA
- a CDS encoding peptidoglycan-binding protein → MVAIARNSPAASSSASRAASPTLRSGARGAAVTTLQNKLRAAGFNPGASDGVFGPKTLAAVQSFQRARGLQVDGIVGPKTWNALNSAGGAGGSGPTLRNGARGEPVRALQQRLNVLGFKSGTADGVFGPQTLSAVKAFQQSRGLTADGIVGPKTWDKLGINVQGPVTNPGGGGGGRVVTGYVNGQARQISLSGVPNGKEMRTDAAAAFNRMHAAARAQGITLKVNSGFRSMAEQEALYRAYKNGTGNLAAPPGYSNHQGGIAVDVQTGGTGTSTYRWMANNAKNFGFVRTVPSEPWHWEYRP, encoded by the coding sequence ATGGTAGCCATTGCCCGCAACTCCCCTGCTGCTTCCAGCAGCGCGTCCCGCGCTGCCTCGCCCACGCTGCGCAGTGGCGCGCGCGGCGCGGCCGTGACGACGCTCCAGAACAAGCTGCGGGCGGCGGGCTTCAACCCGGGCGCCTCGGACGGCGTGTTCGGCCCCAAGACGCTGGCGGCGGTGCAGTCCTTCCAGCGGGCGCGGGGCCTCCAGGTCGACGGCATCGTGGGCCCCAAGACGTGGAATGCCCTCAACTCGGCGGGCGGCGCGGGCGGCTCGGGTCCCACGCTGCGCAATGGCGCGCGCGGTGAGCCGGTGCGGGCGCTCCAGCAGCGGCTCAACGTGCTGGGCTTCAAGTCGGGCACGGCGGACGGCGTGTTCGGTCCCCAGACGCTGTCGGCGGTGAAGGCCTTCCAGCAGTCGCGTGGCCTGACGGCGGACGGCATCGTCGGTCCCAAGACGTGGGACAAGCTGGGCATCAACGTCCAGGGCCCCGTCACCAACCCGGGCGGCGGCGGTGGCGGCCGGGTCGTCACGGGCTATGTGAATGGCCAGGCCCGGCAGATTTCCCTCTCCGGGGTCCCGAACGGCAAGGAGATGCGCACGGACGCGGCGGCGGCGTTCAACCGCATGCACGCGGCGGCGCGCGCGCAGGGCATCACCCTGAAGGTGAACAGCGGCTTCCGCAGCATGGCGGAGCAGGAGGCGCTGTACCGCGCGTACAAGAACGGCACGGGCAACCTGGCCGCGCCTCCGGGCTACTCCAACCACCAGGGCGGCATCGCGGTGGACGTCCAGACGGGCGGCACCGGCACCTCGACGTACCGGTGGATGGCCAACAACGCGAAGAACTTCGGCTTCGTGCGCACCGTCCCGTCCGAGCCCTGGCACTGGGAGTACCGGCCCTGA
- a CDS encoding AAA family ATPase: MIEKVQFRNFKAYRSLDLELEPFTVLVGPNASGKTTLLEGLHLLSVVASNLLTGGWSYWPGPLFQSHGSRASVEIEAVGKWTGIDGSVTAYSPLEPVQKEELILPFWLRGKVGRDGFRVQGSQRGAPHALPFSLAPNSGGLQSDVDYSQLVLLREALSATAILRFVPSLLAAPSYSDEVVPSLASDGRGLSSVLANLKLSQDEVFTEIEVALKEIVPSVRRIRIERAAVEQTAVRTISLDDKRHEVPEKRTLWGNQVVFDMKGAKGVAPDSAGEGTLMVLGLLTALMGPSKPRLVLLDDIELSLHPAAQSRLIAALRAIQKRDLGVQIIATSHSPFILNDLDPKEVRMTFLAENGFARCEKLTAHPEFEKWKGLMAPGEFWSSVGEDWIGRLGEATPNE; the protein is encoded by the coding sequence GTGATCGAGAAGGTTCAGTTCCGCAACTTCAAGGCGTACCGCTCGCTCGATTTGGAGCTGGAGCCTTTCACGGTCCTGGTGGGCCCGAATGCGTCGGGCAAGACGACGCTGTTGGAGGGGCTGCACCTGCTGTCGGTGGTTGCCAGCAATCTACTGACAGGAGGTTGGAGTTACTGGCCTGGTCCTCTTTTCCAGTCGCATGGGAGCAGGGCTTCTGTCGAAATTGAGGCAGTAGGAAAATGGACGGGTATCGACGGTTCCGTGACGGCTTACAGCCCGTTGGAGCCGGTGCAGAAGGAAGAGCTGATCTTGCCCTTTTGGCTTCGCGGCAAGGTTGGAAGGGACGGGTTTAGGGTTCAAGGAAGTCAGCGCGGAGCCCCCCACGCTCTTCCGTTTTCGCTCGCCCCAAATTCGGGCGGGCTTCAATCGGATGTGGACTATTCTCAGTTGGTGCTTCTAAGGGAGGCACTAAGCGCCACTGCCATTTTGCGCTTTGTACCCAGTCTGCTAGCGGCGCCTTCGTATAGCGACGAGGTCGTTCCTTCATTGGCCTCGGACGGAAGAGGGCTTTCGTCCGTGCTGGCCAATCTCAAGTTGAGCCAGGATGAGGTGTTCACCGAAATCGAGGTGGCCCTCAAGGAAATCGTCCCTTCGGTAAGGCGTATTCGCATTGAGCGTGCCGCTGTTGAGCAAACGGCCGTTCGTACCATTTCATTGGACGACAAGCGTCACGAGGTCCCCGAGAAGCGGACGCTCTGGGGCAACCAAGTCGTCTTCGACATGAAGGGCGCGAAGGGAGTTGCTCCCGATTCGGCGGGCGAAGGCACGCTAATGGTGCTCGGCCTGCTCACCGCGCTCATGGGCCCATCAAAGCCCCGACTCGTGCTCCTGGACGACATCGAGCTGTCACTCCATCCCGCGGCCCAGTCCCGTCTCATCGCGGCACTGCGTGCCATCCAGAAGCGCGACCTTGGCGTTCAGATCATCGCCACCAGTCATTCCCCCTTCATCCTGAACGACCTCGACCCGAAGGAGGTCCGCATGACCTTCCTCGCGGAGAACGGGTTCGCGCGGTGCGAAAAGCTGACCGCGCACCCCGAATTCGAGAAGTGGAAGGGGCTGATGGCACCGGGCGAGTTCTGGAGCAGCGTGGGGGAGGACTGGATTGGAAGGCTGGGTGAGGCCACTCCGAATGAGTGA
- the ettA gene encoding energy-dependent translational throttle protein EttA, which yields MAQNFIFTMQDLRKVKNGKEILKGIYLSFFPGAKIGVIGPNGSGKSTLLRIMAGVDTEFFGVAKPDPSAKVGYLAQEPQLDPSLDVKGNVELGLKEIRGTLDRFNEVSAKFAEPMSDAEMEKLLAEQGRLQDAIDAVNGWELDRTIEMAMDALRLPPGDADVTKLSGGEKRRVALCRILLEKPDLLLLDEPTNHLDAESVAWLEQALKEYKGTIVCITHDRYFLDNAAEWILELDRGEGVPWKGNYSSWLDQKQKRLELEEKSESHRQKTLKRELEWVRASPKARQAKSKARIAAYEELLNQSQDKRDATGEVIIPPGPPLGGLVIEAKGLRKAYGDRLLIEDLSFKLPPGGIVGVIGPNGAGKTTLFRMMTGVESPDAGELRIGETVKLAYVDQSRDALDGDNTVFQEVSGGLDHLDLGKAGQVPSRAYLAGFAFKGQDQQKRVKDLSGGERNRAHLAKMLKSGGNLLLLDEPTNDLDVETLRSLEDALLSFAGCAVVISHDRWFLDRIATHILAFEGDSKAFFFEGNFEDYEADKKKRLGPEALEPHRIRYRPITKS from the coding sequence ATGGCCCAGAATTTCATCTTCACGATGCAGGACCTGCGCAAGGTCAAGAACGGCAAGGAGATCCTCAAGGGCATCTACCTCTCGTTCTTCCCCGGCGCGAAGATTGGCGTCATCGGTCCCAACGGCTCCGGTAAGTCGACGCTGCTGCGCATCATGGCCGGCGTGGACACCGAGTTCTTCGGCGTCGCCAAGCCGGACCCCAGCGCGAAGGTCGGCTACCTGGCGCAGGAGCCGCAGCTCGACCCCTCGCTCGACGTGAAGGGGAACGTGGAGCTGGGCCTGAAGGAGATTCGCGGCACGCTGGACCGCTTCAACGAGGTCAGCGCGAAGTTCGCCGAGCCCATGAGCGACGCGGAGATGGAGAAGCTGCTGGCCGAGCAGGGCCGCCTCCAGGACGCCATCGACGCGGTGAACGGCTGGGAGCTGGACCGCACCATCGAGATGGCCATGGACGCGCTGCGCCTGCCTCCGGGCGACGCGGACGTGACGAAGCTGTCCGGCGGTGAGAAGCGCCGCGTGGCGCTGTGCCGCATCCTGCTGGAGAAGCCGGACCTGCTGCTCCTCGACGAGCCCACCAACCACCTGGACGCGGAGAGCGTCGCGTGGCTGGAGCAGGCGCTCAAGGAGTACAAGGGCACCATCGTCTGCATCACCCACGACCGGTACTTCCTGGACAACGCGGCCGAGTGGATTCTGGAGCTGGACCGCGGCGAGGGCGTGCCCTGGAAGGGCAACTACTCGAGCTGGCTCGACCAGAAGCAGAAGCGCCTGGAGCTGGAGGAGAAGTCGGAGAGCCACCGCCAGAAGACGCTCAAGCGCGAGCTGGAGTGGGTGCGCGCTTCGCCCAAGGCGCGTCAGGCGAAGAGCAAGGCGCGTATCGCGGCCTACGAGGAGCTGCTCAACCAGTCGCAGGACAAGCGCGACGCCACGGGCGAGGTCATCATCCCGCCCGGCCCGCCGCTGGGTGGGCTCGTCATCGAGGCGAAGGGGCTGCGCAAGGCCTACGGCGACCGGCTGCTCATCGAGGACCTCAGCTTCAAGCTGCCGCCGGGTGGCATCGTGGGCGTCATCGGTCCCAACGGCGCGGGCAAGACGACGCTGTTCCGGATGATGACGGGCGTGGAGTCACCGGACGCGGGCGAGCTGCGCATCGGCGAGACGGTGAAGCTGGCCTACGTGGACCAGAGCCGCGACGCCCTGGACGGCGACAACACGGTGTTCCAGGAGGTGAGTGGCGGGTTGGATCACCTGGACCTGGGCAAGGCGGGGCAGGTGCCCAGCCGCGCGTACCTGGCGGGCTTCGCCTTCAAGGGACAGGACCAGCAGAAGCGGGTGAAGGACCTGTCCGGCGGTGAGCGCAACCGCGCGCACCTGGCGAAGATGCTCAAGAGCGGCGGCAACTTGCTGCTGCTCGACGAGCCCACCAACGACCTGGACGTGGAGACGCTGCGAAGCCTGGAGGACGCGCTGTTGAGCTTCGCGGGCTGCGCGGTGGTCATCAGCCACGACCGCTGGTTCCTCGACCGCATCGCCACGCACATCCTCGCGTTCGAGGGCGACAGCAAGGCGTTCTTCTTCGAGGGCAACTTCGAGGACTACGAGGCGGACAAGAAGAAGCGGCTGGGCCCCGAGGCCCTGGAGCCGCACCGCATCCGCTACCGTCCGATTACGAAGAGCTGA